Proteins encoded in a region of the Rutidosis leptorrhynchoides isolate AG116_Rl617_1_P2 chromosome 9, CSIRO_AGI_Rlap_v1, whole genome shotgun sequence genome:
- the LOC139867945 gene encoding putative F-box/LRR-repeat protein At3g58880: MEKLWRRRSQQKDVPVELIQHIQSLLPLKEAACTCVLSKTWSHAWSTIPHLRFHKTSKFLNEEKDRDYMKLIDRTMFRYVQDNIPIESFDLKLDFNAASLANKWIRTVASQSCLKELSLEIWIVKGNNRFMLLDDIFSGINLLTMSVRVRRCSFSSNDIVSMSLNPVIINCESLRVLELEHVKISEEVLDSLFSTCTLLEKIDLAYCRGFTTIKVNNLRYLKELKLSLNLLERYQFLNIDGVPNLPLFFYHLAFRTPITFNMTSLMGVTELSLHGVIINVAFVDMIKSKLPFLEILYIENPSWTSERLDFTSSSLKRLALIIRRENRRVDIQVCAPKLYHLSYSGDTIPSVLFQSSKALEYMKLSLDLWDHVDLSFFLRMRELFNLSSNF; the protein is encoded by the coding sequence atGGAGAAACTGTGGAGAAGAAGATCACAACAGAAAGATGTCCCGGTGGAGTTGATTCAGCATATACAATCATTGTTGCCGCTAAAAGAAGCCGCTTGTACGTGTGTGTTGTCCAAGACTTGGTCTCACGCTTGGTCTACCATCCCTCATCTCAGGTTTCATAAAACCTCAAAAtttcttaatgaagaaaaagaTAGAGATTACATGAAGTTAATTGATCGCACCATGTTTAGGTATGTCCAAGACAACATACCAATTGAAAGTTTTGATCTGAAACTAGATTTTAATGCCGCTTCTCTTGCTAATAAATGGATTCGAACTGTAGCTTCCCAAAGTTGTCTCAAGGAGCTTTCGCTCGAAATATGGATTGTAAAAGGTAATAATCGCTTTATGCTTCTGGATGATATATTCTCTGGAATAAACCTACTTACTATGTCTGTAAGAGTTCGTCGTTGTTCTTTCTCGTCCAACGATATCGTTTCAATGAGTCTCAATCCTGTGATTATCAACTGTGAATCCTTAAGAGTACTTGAGTTGGAACATGTGAAGATAAGTGAAGAGGTACTTGATAGCTTATTCTCTACTTGTACATTACTCGAGAAGATAGACCTTGCATATTGCAGGGGCTTCACGACAATCAAGGTTAATAATCTTCGTTATCTTAAAGAACTAAAATTAAGCTTAAACTTATTAGAACGCTATCAATTTTTGAATATTGATGGTGTCCCTAATCTTCCCTTGTTTTTCTACCACTTAGCTTTTAGAACCCCTATTACATTCAACATGACTTCATTAATGGGCGTGACTGAATTATCATTACATGGTGTGATCATAAACGTTGCATTTGTTGACATGATCAAATCGAAATTACCTTTTCTCGAGATTTTATACATTGAAAATCCGAGTTGGACTTCGGAAAGGTTGGATTTTACAAGTTCTTCGTTGAAAAGACTGGCCTTAATAATTAGAAGGGAAAACAGGCGGGTTGACATACAAGTTTGTGCTCCAAAGTTATATCATTTGAGTTACAGTGGCGACACAATACCTAGTGTCCTGTTCCAATCGAGTAAGGCTCTTGAATATATGAAGCTTTCACTAGATTTGTGGGACCATGTTGATCTTTCTTTCTTCCTTAGGATGAGGGAGTTATTCAATCTATCAAGCAATTTTTAA